In one window of Halomarina pelagica DNA:
- a CDS encoding ATPase domain-containing protein, producing MTEITDTLTDKSPPLTRVSTGIDGLDEVLDGGYLARRNYLVRGSPGVGKTLVGFHFLAAGADAGDQSLFINLGEAEEDVRRDVERFGLGSEFESVPIVDLSPSSGYFTDAGDIFPPDETEGRSVTQEIVDEVRAYDPDRVVVDPLSQFRYLSTDEAHFRKQVLSFLKFLKESEATVVFTAESTAATPDDDLQFMSDGVVTLDYPSPSRTLEVSKFRGSEFQGGTHAVRITGEGMTVFPQLLPGEYQAEFSPDPIPSGVPEMDRLLHGGLERGTVTLMSGPTGVGKTTTGTQFMKEAAGRGDRSVIYLFEESKATFMHRLEAINMPVRDMIDRGSLAVKEIEALQLSSAEFARDVRREVEEENTGIVMIDGIDGYRLSIRGDSDRGITELHALGSYLQNVGVTTILIGEVETVTGDFRVTKDEISYLADNVLFLRYLELDGQLRKAVGVLKMRASDFERTLRGFEITEYGIAVGDPLTGLRGVLRGEPRWIEDPNTSAGSDG from the coding sequence ATGACCGAAATCACTGACACGCTGACTGACAAATCCCCGCCGCTGACGCGGGTATCGACCGGGATCGACGGCCTCGACGAGGTTCTCGACGGGGGGTATCTGGCTCGCCGGAACTACCTCGTTCGCGGCAGTCCTGGCGTCGGCAAGACGCTCGTCGGGTTCCACTTTCTCGCGGCCGGCGCGGACGCGGGCGACCAGTCGCTCTTCATCAACCTCGGCGAGGCGGAAGAGGACGTCCGCCGCGACGTCGAACGGTTCGGGTTGGGGAGCGAGTTCGAGTCGGTACCGATCGTCGACCTGAGCCCGTCGTCGGGATACTTCACCGACGCCGGCGACATCTTCCCGCCGGACGAGACCGAGGGCAGGTCCGTCACGCAGGAGATCGTCGACGAGGTTCGGGCGTACGACCCCGACCGCGTCGTCGTCGATCCGCTCTCGCAGTTCCGGTACCTCTCGACCGACGAGGCACACTTCCGCAAACAGGTCCTGTCGTTCCTGAAGTTCCTCAAGGAGTCCGAGGCGACGGTGGTGTTCACCGCCGAGAGCACCGCGGCCACCCCCGACGACGACCTCCAGTTCATGAGCGACGGCGTCGTCACCCTCGACTACCCGTCGCCGTCGCGGACGCTCGAGGTCAGCAAGTTCCGAGGGTCCGAGTTCCAGGGTGGAACTCACGCCGTCCGCATCACCGGGGAGGGGATGACGGTCTTTCCCCAGCTCCTCCCCGGGGAGTATCAGGCCGAGTTCTCACCGGATCCGATCCCCTCCGGCGTCCCGGAGATGGATCGACTCCTGCACGGCGGGCTGGAACGTGGGACCGTCACGCTCATGAGTGGGCCGACTGGCGTCGGGAAGACCACTACCGGGACCCAGTTCATGAAGGAGGCGGCCGGACGGGGTGATCGATCGGTCATCTACCTGTTCGAGGAGTCGAAGGCGACCTTCATGCACCGTCTGGAGGCGATCAACATGCCCGTTCGGGACATGATCGACCGCGGCTCGCTGGCGGTGAAGGAGATCGAGGCGCTCCAGCTCTCGTCGGCGGAGTTCGCCCGCGACGTCCGGCGCGAGGTGGAGGAGGAGAACACCGGGATCGTGATGATCGACGGGATCGACGGGTATCGGCTCTCCATCCGGGGCGACAGCGACCGGGGCATCACCGAACTTCACGCGCTCGGCAGCTACCTCCAGAACGTGGGGGTCACGACGATCCTGATCGGCGAGGTGGAGACCGTCACCGGGGACTTCCGGGTCACGAAAGACGAGATCAGCTACCTGGCCGACAACGTCCTGTTCCTCCGCTATCTGGAACTCGACGGTCAGCTCCGGAAGGCGGTCGGCGTGTTGAAGATGCGGGCGAGCGACTTCGAACGGACGTTGCGGGGGTTCGAGATCACCGAGTACGGAATCGCCGTCGGCGACCCGCTCACCGGACTCCGGGGCGTCCTGCGGGGCGAACCCAGGTGGATCGAAGATCCCAATACGAGCGCCGGATCGGACGGCTGA